One segment of Eretmochelys imbricata isolate rEreImb1 chromosome 5, rEreImb1.hap1, whole genome shotgun sequence DNA contains the following:
- the LOC144264675 gene encoding interferon epsilon-like, which translates to MTTMCLLHICLVLLFSIEISSLDCNMLHFQQNKVNMESLELLSKMGGQFPLQCLNENRNFRFPQKALRPRKSQEKNAKVVMQEILQQIFNIFSKNLTQAAWDRSSVETLQNGLHQQTEQLETCLYSEMENEKLLFPMLKLKKYFQRIRDFLKEKQYSLCAWETIRLEMGRCFFFVDQLIIRLQN; encoded by the coding sequence ATGACCACCATGTGTTTGCTGCACATTTGCCTTGTGCTGCTGTTCTCCATTGAaatctcttctctggactgtaaCATGCTTCACTTCCAGCAAAATAAAGTGAACATGGAAAGCTTAGAGCTTCTGAGCAAAATGGGTGGACAATTTCCTCTACAATGCCTAAATGAAAATAGGAACTTCAGGTTCCCCCAGAAAGCTCTCAGGCCTAGAAAGTCCCAGGAGAAGAATGCCAAGGTGGTAATGCAGGAGATCCTCCAGCAGATCTTCAATATCTTCAGCAAAAACCTCACGCAAGCTGCCTGGGACAGGAGTTCTGTAGAGACATTACAAAATGGACTTCACCAGCAAACTGAACAGCTAGAGACATGTTTGTATTCAGAGATGGAGAATGAGAAACTCCTGTTCCCCATGCTGAAACTGAAGAAATACTTCCAAAGAATCAGGGATTTCCTGAAAGAAAAACAATATAGCTTGTGCGCCTGGGAGACCATCCGCTTGGAAATGGgaagatgttttttttttgttgaccAGCTGATAATAAGGCTTCAAAACTAA